The genomic stretch TTTTAGAAGAACAGGAACTACCCCAAAGTTCTCGCTTCCATAACCTTTCTAAACAACAAGCAAGACTTGACCTTTAAAAAGCTTACCCTAACTAGAATTTACAGTTTAATTCAGGCAAAGGAGAGCGTAATGGAAGATGCAAACATCGGCTGGATTGCAGCCATTATCATTGGTGGTCTTGCAGGTTGGGCTGCACAATATTTCATGAACAGTCGAACAGGAATATTTTTAAACATTATCCTAGGAATTATTGGAGCGTCATTGGCTAGCTTTCTTTTTGGCCTTTTTGGTGTTACTTTTGTTGGTGTATTTGGTTACCTGATTTCAGGTTTCATCGGCGCCTGCATTCTTATATGGGTCGGTCGAAAAATCCGACCATAAAATGCTTAGTTTCAAAGGCACCTTTTGGTGCCTTTTTAAGCTATCCTAAAATTCTATCTTAGTTTTAAAAGTTATAATCTACCAGCTAAATACAGAAAGTAACCATTCAGCACAACGATTATCCTACTAGAATTAATATCGATTCATTAACGACTAAAACCTTAAAAGCGTAATCAATGATAAAATTTTGATGTAAATACGAAAAAAGAATATTTTTTCAACACACTAGCTAATATTCTCCAAAAGCTTGCTCTACATAGCAAATTACTTAAATACTAACCGTGTTTAGTATGAAATTACTGTATTCACATTCAAATCACTAGCGTTTCCTGCATGAAATAATGCAAAATAGTATAATATCAACAATCAAAATTCTTAAACTAAACTAAAATACGCTAATCATACTATTAAATTTTTTTATCGACAAAATACTAAAAACTATAGTCATAAAACCAATAATCCGTTTTTTATACCCATCTTAGCAGTTTGCTGCTTTTTATATTTCTACATTATAATTGAAAGCTTTATAATAGGCACTTTAACAATCTCTACCCATTTAGAAACATTAAATCATGTCGAGTACTAGAAACTCCATTTTACCACCACTAAAGTGGTTATCTGATCAAAACCTTTCAGTACCTATTACTATCAAAGATTGGCTGATGGAATCAGGCTCTATGACTCGTCGTTTGGAATGTTACTGTACTCAGATACATATTGAACCACAACGTGAATGCTTCATTACTTATGATGAACTAGAAGAAGAGGCCGAGCATTTGCCTGATACTACCCGTTATTGGCTGCGCGAAATTGTACTAATGGGAGATAATCAGCCTTGGCTTTTAGGGCGTACAGTAATCCCACAAGAAACTTTAGATGACCACAGTCAACTAACAAATTTGGGAAATGTACCTCTGGGACGTTATTTATTTAACAGTAAAGAATTAACCCGTGATTACATTCATATTGGCCGAAAAGATGCACTATGGGCGCGTCGTTCTCGTTTGCGGCTAGCAAACAAACCACTATTGTTGACTGAACTGTTTTTAACTGCTTCACCAATATACAAAATTAAATAAATAAGAAAAATCAATATCTTGAAAAGAAATGTAGTATACAATAAATAACAGACACCTTATCCATTGCCCTTCATCAATGAAAACTCATTAATTTAACTTACTTTTACCACGTCCTTTATAATATTTATATAGACGCGTGTTATTTATAATAACATACCATACTCTTTACTAGCTTAACGCCCTACTAGTTATAAAAACAGCTTGAGATATTCTTAGATCAGTTTGATAAACTTGTTTAAGTATTTATAAAACACTATCATTATAACCTTTAAAATCTACTTAATCTATGTAATTGTCTTTTTAAACAGAATTATAACTTACCCATTTTATATTACATAATTTTTTAACTCTTGTTACCTAAAATATCACAAAAACCTAATCACCTTGTATCCTATTAACTAGTAGAGAGATCGCAAGTAACAATCCCTTTTACTTGCATTTTAAACTTCAAGATATCAGTTTATTCATAAATACGTGTTGATTTCTAAAACAACCATTTTTGTTAAAAAAAGTATTTCTAGCTACCATCTTAGTTTTTTTTCACCATTATCAAACACTCTAAATACTCTGATATTCATTAATCACATAATATGCATTAAGTAACGTAGAGCAAAATATGTTCTCTCTTTCTTCTACAAAATCATTTGGAGTGCTCTATTAACCTAATCAATACAACATAAATTTATCCAATTTTGTTCAAATGGATACATACTCTTTCAGTACTCTTTAATATCTTACAATGCATAATAATAACAAAAGTCTTAGAAAATCTAAAATGGGGCTTTACCTATTTATGGAATATACTTATACTTTTAAAATTAAGCAAAACATTACAAGATAATATATAGCATCTGCTATGGCTGCGGTTTCCGTATGACGTCGAACTGTGAACACACACTATGACACAAACCATTCTATCTCCCAAACCTTGGTGTACGAGCAAACCTACAGCTCTTTTAGTATTAGCCGATGGAACCATTATTGAAGGTAAAGGTGCAGGAGCTACGGGTATTGTTGAAGCAGAAATATGTTTTAACACTGCCATGACAGGTTATGAAGAAATTCTCACCGATCCATCATACACTAAACAAATCGTTAATTTTACCTTTCCTCATATAGGCAATGTAGGTATAAATAGTGAAGATATTGAAGATCTTACACCAACCAATCACCATGGTGCAGTTGGTGCTATTTTAAAAGCAGATATTACTCAGCCCTCTAATTATCGTGCGAATGAAAACTTAAATCAATGGCTTAAAATGCGTCAAATCATTGCAATTTGCGGCATTGATACACGTGCACTAACTGTTCTTATCCGTGAAAAAGGCGCGCAAAATGCTATTATTGCTCACGATTTAAATGGCAATTTTGATCTCAGTGCTTTAAAAAAACGTATGCAAAAATGGTTAGGGATCACTAATCTCGACCTCACAAAAAAAGTGACATCACACCAGTTGATGGAATGGAGTGAAAAAGCATGGACTTGGAATCAAGGTTACGGTACAAATAGTAAATGCAATTTTCATATTGTTGCGATTGATTATGGCATTAAGCGCAATATACTCCGCCTTATGGCAACACAAGGTGCGCGTATTACTGTTGTGCCAGCACATACAAACGCAGAAGAAATTCTGGCAATGAATCCTGATGGCATTTTTCTTTCCAATGGACCAGGAGATCCATCTGCCACAGCCGCGTATGCAGTTCCAACTATAAAAAAACTAATTGA from Bartonella sp. WD16.2 encodes the following:
- the carA gene encoding glutamine-hydrolyzing carbamoyl-phosphate synthase small subunit; amino-acid sequence: MTQTILSPKPWCTSKPTALLVLADGTIIEGKGAGATGIVEAEICFNTAMTGYEEILTDPSYTKQIVNFTFPHIGNVGINSEDIEDLTPTNHHGAVGAILKADITQPSNYRANENLNQWLKMRQIIAICGIDTRALTVLIREKGAQNAIIAHDLNGNFDLSALKKRMQKWLGITNLDLTKKVTSHQLMEWSEKAWTWNQGYGTNSKCNFHIVAIDYGIKRNILRLMATQGARITVVPAHTNAEEILAMNPDGIFLSNGPGDPSATAAYAVPTIKKLIDCNIPLFGICLGHQLLALSVGAKTIKMHQGHHGANHPVKDLTTGKVEITSMNHSFTVDAASLPKHVEETHISLFDGSNCGIQIIGKPVFSVQHHPEASPGPQDSQYLFQRFHNLIVEYKKQLN
- a CDS encoding GlsB/YeaQ/YmgE family stress response membrane protein, yielding MEDANIGWIAAIIIGGLAGWAAQYFMNSRTGIFLNIILGIIGASLASFLFGLFGVTFVGVFGYLISGFIGACILIWVGRKIRP
- the ubiC gene encoding chorismate lyase, which encodes MSSTRNSILPPLKWLSDQNLSVPITIKDWLMESGSMTRRLECYCTQIHIEPQRECFITYDELEEEAEHLPDTTRYWLREIVLMGDNQPWLLGRTVIPQETLDDHSQLTNLGNVPLGRYLFNSKELTRDYIHIGRKDALWARRSRLRLANKPLLLTELFLTASPIYKIK